The window AGCACACTTTTCAAAATAAGCTAGAAATGGGAGAGTCGTCTGCCCAGATTAATATGAAGTTACTTAAACGCTtggatcgttttgatgaatttatccggaaaagccaaggtttaagcaaacaaggggTGTTGGATTATGATGATTTGTGCCTGTTTCCGAACGTGCAACTGCCAGTGGGGTTCAAGacccctaaattcaacaaatatgatggaacAAGCAACCCTAAAACGCACTTGCgtttgtttgctaacaagttgggcaGGCCAGTGGATGACGAGAATTTGCCGTTGAGATTATTTCCAGAAAGCTTAGAAGGGGATGCTCTCGATTGGTATTCCAACCTAAAGCCAGAGGAAGTGAAGACCTGGCTCGATCTGTCCAATGCCTTCATCAGacaatatgagtataactgtGAGCTGGCACCAACCCGAACTACTTTGGAAGGAACGAAGAGgcgaccatctgaagatcataagacTTATgctaagaggtggaggaaaatagctgcaaaggtcgagccaccaatgaccgaGGATGAAATCATACGTACTTTCATAAAAGcccatgatccgccgtacttcgaagagattttccgtatgactggatgttcgtttgctgcaattgtaaataaacttgaggagtttCATGACTTTGTGAGAGCTGGGAAGATCGTCAATGTCTCCGCCCTTAAAtctcagttggatgctttacaagggCAGGGAAGCAATGTGAAGAAACCGCCATTCAAAAAGAAGGAGGGGGACGCAACCtttatttggaaccaaaacccttcgcCTAGACCCCGATATCAACACAATCCAACTTACCAACCACCTTATCATTACTATTCGAACTAGTaccctgtatatactaccaacatccaccaccctcgacctcgcccaagctatccaaacccaccttcagccccttttcaaatttcccaaccaaatccaccccaaaaccgatctcgccctccatataacccaagatttcctccaccaaatagacctgtttacaaccatcctcaacctcctgaaccttacaaccgaccccctagccgtacatttaccaatttaggcaggcctctggaccaattgtatgaccagttgaaggccgccgggaaaattggtacagtaccccctcctacctacCCATATGGCATGCCCGCGTGGTATAATCCACAagctgtctgtgcttatcattctggggCCCCCGGACATGCCACCTTTGATTGCAAAGCGCTTAAGCATAAAATCCAAGATATGGTTGAAGCCGGGGAGATTGTAATCCGGAAAAGGGAGGCGCAAGGGCCGAACGTAAATAGGAACCCTTTACCGGAACATGCCAATATCATTGGGGTTATTCTGGATGATACGGAGTATGTGGAACCAGTCAAAGAATTGGCAAGggaagctgaagtgtttggggtcacagaccaaccTTTTGTCATAGAACTGCCATTTGAAGAGGACGAGAAACCCTTTATCTTGGATCTCACGCCAGCTGAGAGTGAGTCTTTGGAGCCGGTGGTTATTGAATTCCCGAAGCAGGAGCCTGTCCTGAGCCTGCAACAAGTACCATGGAACTATGATGAACCTGACGTGCAGATTGGGGAAAGGTCAATTGCAAAGAAGGAAGTATCAGTGGTCACAAGATCGGGGAAAATTGCAAGCCCGTTTGAAGCAACCATTCCGATTCAAGCAAATAACTCTGAGCCACCCGCCAAACCAACAATTATCGAGAGAGAAGCCTTAGATTTCCTTAAAAGGCTCCAAAGAAGCGAATACAATGTGATCGAGAAGCTTAGCAAGTCGCCCGCTCAAATATCCATGTTGGATCTACTTTTTTCATCAGATGTGCATAGGGATGCATTGCTCGAAGTACTGACTAAAGCTCAAATTCCTAGAGATATTTCAGTTGATAATTTCTCACACGTAGTTGGGAATGTACTCTTCACCAAGCAAATTATTTTCTCCGACGAGGAATTGCCGTCggaaggcattggacataacaaggccctgtacatagttgtgaggtgcaacggaaaaatgctgccgaaggtattaattgacaatggatctgctcttaatatctgtccttggagcACCTTGGAAAAGCTGGGATTACAAGACATCAAtctgaggccttcagggaccataGTTCGAGGTTTTGATGGAGCACAAAGAGAGCCAATAGGAGAAGTGGATTTAGTAGTTGAAATGGGACCCGCCCAGTTTCAAATAACctgccaagtcatgcactttCCTAGTGTTTATAACGTTTTGCTTGGCaggccatggattcacaagtctGGGGCGGTGCCTTCCTCATTACATCAGTTGTTGAAATTTGTAGTAAATGACAAGCTGATAACTATATTTGCCGAAGAGGATTGCCTTGTAATCATCGATTCCGAGTCCAAAGAAGAGGGTAGCCGAAGCTCCACAGTGACCCCTCATAGCACATCTGATATTGTCTCCGTCAGTTGGATAACAAAGGAGGAGCAAGCTCTATCAAGGGCCAGTGTCATGATGGGTAAGGAGATGATCCGTGGAGGCTATGAATTTGACAAAGGGCTGGGACGAGATCTGCAAGGAATTTTAAAGCCAGTGGAGATTGTGGAGAAAAATGATTCGTTTGGTTTGGGTTTCCGACCGACTGCTAAGGATATCAGAGAAATGAAGGAGCGCAAGAAAGCggagaaagaaggaaggcaAAGGGCTCTTGACATTCCACCCCTGCATTATATTTTCCCACGGCCAGCCGAGGTGATCATGTCAGAAATCAACCCAGTTGACGAAATTGAAGctagtttggcccaattgttcgttggggcaacatttgaagatagtgttccaggcgaagctgaatttcctgacatccccgaaggatcaattcccaattggacagccgagtccctgcccgttcggaaggagtttcggtaaactaaaaggggtttatcattcatgtgaattcatgaaaatacctttgcatctgtaaatagccaatgaaaacaattttccttttaactAACGTTTgtgcatgtaaatattgttaagttttcgtttcaatttgctttcaatcaaaggtctttatgaaaatgcacaagttgttcttgtcattgttgtgttgtttattcgcttgtttatattcatattgcttgattcatttgtttgttgtatgattatttacttattatctcacattcgttaattctttcagatggccaaaaataaaattatttgaccctttggatatcacagttCTAGAATacgataatggcaatctctatatcactcacgacttggaggtctgtgaatccgaactccaaagcgagagtgataatgaggaggtattcgattcttttgcaaaggaccttgaacaatatgaggaaaaaccaaaaccgaacctggaagaaacagaaaaggttaacattggcactgaggatgaagttaaggaggtgcaaattagtattcatttgagtgaaagacagaaaaatgagatgcttgaattcttgaccatgttccaggatgtatttgcgtggtcctatgatgatgtgactggcatttcaactgacgtggtagtgcataggttacccaca is drawn from Coffea arabica cultivar ET-39 chromosome 1c, Coffea Arabica ET-39 HiFi, whole genome shotgun sequence and contains these coding sequences:
- the LOC113739287 gene encoding uncharacterized protein is translated as MPAWYNPQAVCAYHSGAPGHATFDCKALKHKIQDMVEAGEIVIRKREAQGPNVNRNPLPEHANIIGVILDDTEYVEPVKELAREAEVFGVTDQPFVIELPFEEDEKPFILDLTPAESESLEPVVIEFPKQEPVLSLQQVPWNYDEPDVQIGERSIAKKEVSVVTRSGKIASPFEATIPIQANNSEPPAKPTIIEREALDFLKRLQRSEYNVIEKLSKSPAQISMLDLLFSSDVHRDALLEVLTKAQIPRDISVDNFSHVVGNVLFTKQIIFSDEELPSEGIGHNKLGLQDINLRPSGTIVRGFDGAQREPIGEVDLVVEMGPAQFQITCQVMHFPSVYNVLLGRPWIHKSGAVPSSLHQLLKFVVNDKLITIFAEEDCLVIIDSESKEEGSRSSTVTPHSTSDIVSVSWITKEEQALSRASVMMGKEMIRGGYEFDKGLGRDLQGILKPVEIVEKNDSFGLGFRPTAKDIREMKERKKAEKEGRQRALDIPPLHYIFPRPAELRMHNRSNQMMAYSENAMTASFSCCSSVSVAPVGSPCAWSNLIVGVVGAIRFMLD